A genomic window from Punica granatum isolate Tunisia-2019 chromosome 2, ASM765513v2, whole genome shotgun sequence includes:
- the LOC116196543 gene encoding zinc transporter 5 — protein sequence MADQHQQHHHHHRPHRLSVPPRGASSGAATTFSARPSYPIYGFPPSTPTPTPSKARPFSSLTSASKPSKPYSFSSLLLLLFSLRSLYSLLPFLRSSPSSFSLFPFSFLVSLLSFLLTIPFSLQNGPFPSLSSINRSQHQIIVSKSFLLAIVFLLRFQALRYCGAAAMILAELSGNVAARFIAEGKDRSFSYRIKNRMSRIRGFVALFVGLFLLALSWDRIDCLPFSNKLGFLGLPGEKCIRVWPMLLPFLSGFLGCYERVSMNWGTVRELGRKRVRLISLFYTTVLLFIPAVIGIAIFEHDGDSISISNLGWPLANTVVFGVLLTENFTDEKLASPKDFRREFVVTYACTLVLELFYFPELSLWGLLLCGFLLYIAVTELDPVYSSYLEMGLESSDSFFALGMKPIRHILSERKSRKIALFLLINTAYMVVEFVVGFMSNSLGLISDACHMLFDCAALAIGLYASYISRLPANSQFNYGRGRFEVLSGYVNAVFLVLVGALIVLESIERILDPQEISTNSLLAVSIGGFVVNVVGLIFFHEEHHHAHGGSCSHSHSHSHSHSHHHHHQHKHGDKCHEKHAGPITIVNSCHGSSCSGRSDDHKHHHSDHGSTCSSKMVDPDAHAYLHGNMDHSHGHEHDHAHHGPCDHDHHLDGQNDHCHVHVHPQAEIHRDHDHHHHGHPSTVPCSKIGVPLGDQGPQENTQHRHIDHNMEGIFLHVLADTLGSVGVVISTLLIKYKGWLVADPACSIFISVLIVLSVVPLLRNSAEILLQRVPRTHEQDLFEALKSIINMKGIHGIRKMHVWSLTNTDVVGTVHLHVETEADKASAKAQVSHMLRDAGVKDLTVQVERVKV from the coding sequence ATGGCGGATCAACATCAGCAGCACCACCATCACCACCGGCCTCACCGCCTATCCGTTCCCCCGCGCGGCGCCTCCTCGGGGGCCGCCACCACCTTCTCTGCCCGACCCTCCTACCCGATTTACGGTTTTCCTCCCTCCACTCCGACGCCGACCCCATCGAAGGCCCGCCCATTCTCCTCCCTCACCTCCGCCTCCAAACCCTCCAAGCCCTACTCTTTCTCCTCCCTCTTGCTccttctcttctccctccgttCGCTCTACTCGCTCCTACCCTTCCTCCGCTCCTCCCCTTCCTCCTTCTCCCTCTTTCCCTTCTCCTTCCTCGTCTCCCTCCTCTCCTTCCTTCTCACCATCCCTTTCTCCTTGCAAAACGGACCCTTCCCGTCTCTGAGCTCAATCAACCGATCCCAGCATCAAATTATCGTCTCAAAATCGTTTCTTTTGGCCATTGTGTTCCTCCTTCGATTTCAAGCTCTCCGGTACTGCGGTGCTGCTGCCATGATCCTCGCCGAATTGTCCGGTAATGTGGCCGCCCGGTTCATTGCCGAAGGTAAAGACCGGAGCTTTAGTTACCGGATCAAAAACCGGATGTCTAGGATCCGGGGGTTTGTGGCTCTGTTTGTTGGGCTGTTTCTGTTAGCACTGAGCTGGGATCGGATTGATTGTCTCCCATTTTCGAATAAATTAGGGTTCCTAGGGCTTCCTGGAGAGAAATGCATTAGGGTTTGGCCTATGCTGTTACCATTTCTTTCTGGATTTTTGGGGTGCTACGAGAGGGTCTCCATGAATTGGGGGACAGTTCGAGAGCTGGGTCGAAAACGGGTCAGATTGATTTCCCTGTTCTATACCACAGTTTTGCTATTTATCCCTGCAGTTATTGGTATCGCCATATTCGAGCACGATGGTGATAGTATATCTATTAGTAATTTAGGGTGGCCCTTAGCTAATACAGTTGTTTTTGGAGTGTTACTGACCGAGAATTTTACTGATGAGAAGCTGGCAAGCCCCAAAGATTTCcggagagaatttgtggtcaCATATGCCTGCACACTGGTCTTGGAGCTGTTCTACTTTCCAGAGCTCTCACTCTGGGGTCTATTGCTCTGTGGGTTCTTACTTTACATTGCTGTTACTGAGTTGGATCCTGTCTACTCGAGCTATCTTGAAATGGGCTTGGAATCTTCAGATTCATTTTTTGCTTTAGGTATGAAGCCCATTCGACATATCTTGAGCGAGAGGAAATCTCGGAAGATTGCACTCTTCCTTTTGATCAACACAGCATACATGGTCGTGGAATTTGTTGTTGGGTTCATGAGCAACAGCCTCGGGCTTATCTCTGATGCATGTCACATGCTGTTTGACTGCGCCGCCCTTGCTATAGGACTCTATGCCTCGTACATTTCCCGCCTGCCTGCAAACAGTCAGTTTAATTATGGTCGTGGGAGGTTTGAGGTTCTGTCAGGATATGTTAATGCTGTGTTTCTTGTATTGGTGGGAGCTCTTATTGTGTTGGAGTCAATCGAGAGGATTCTGGACCCTCAAGAGATATCGACTAATAGTCTGTTAGCAGTTTCCATTGGAGGGTTTGTTGTGAATGTGGTCGGTTTGATCTTCTTCCATGAGGAGCATCATCATGCACATGGTGGATCCTGCTCTCATTCTCATTCTCATTCTCATTCCCATTCCCACCATCATCACCATCAGCACAAACATGGTGACAAATGCCATGAGAAGCATGCGGGGCCTATTACTATTGTGAATAGCTGCCATGGAAGTTCATGTTCTGGTCGGAGTGATGACCACAAACACCATCATTCTGATCATGGAAGTACTTGCAGCAGTAAGATGGTGGACCCCGATGCCCATGCTTACTTGCACGGTAACATGGATCATTCTCATGGTCATGAGCATGATCATGCTCATCATGGTCCTTGTGATCATGATCACCATCTTGATGGCCAAAATGACCATTGTCATGTTCATGTACACCCTCAAGCTGAAATTCACCGTGACCATGACCACCACCACCATGGTCATCCATCCACAGTCCCGTGTTCCAAAATTGGCGTACCACTGGGTGACCAAGGCCCCCAAGAGAACACCCAGCATCGCCACATTGACCACAACATGGAAGGAATATTCCTACACGTTCTTGCGGATACATTGGGGAGTGTTGGGGTTGTCATCTCAACACTATTGATCAAGTACAAGGGGTGGCTTGTCGCAGACCCCGCCTGTTCCATATTCATCTCTGTCCTGATTGTTTTGTCAGTCGTTCCACTGCTCAGGAACTCCGCAGAGATTCTACTACAGCGAGTTCCCAGGACCCATGAACAGGACCTGTTCGAGGCACTGAAGAGTATAATCAATATGAAGGGTATCCATGGCATCAGGAAGATGCATGTGTGGAGCCTTACAAACACAGATGTTGTCGGGACTGTTCATCTGCATGTTGAGACGGAAGCTGACAAGGCTTCTGCAAAAGCTCAGGTTTCACACATGCTGCGAGATGCTGGGGTTAAGGATCTTACGGTGCAGGTGGAGCGTGTCAAAGTTTAG